GTCGCGCGGCGTGGAATTTTTCAAAAAAATTCTGGAGGCGGAAGGGATTCCCTATGAGGCGGGGGAATCAGCGCCGGGCCGGGCGAACCTTGTCGCCCGTCTCAAAGGCTCCGGCCGGGACAAAGCCATCATCCTCCTGAGCCACATGGACGTGGTTCCCGTGAACCAGGAATTCTGGTCGGTGGACGCTTTTTCCGGCGAGACCAGGGAGGGCTACGTTTGGGGCCGCGGCGCAGTGGACATGAAGGGTCAGGGCATTGCTCAACTGATGGCCTTTCTCATGCTTCACCGGAACAAGGTGCCGCTCCGCCGCGACGTCATCTTCCTGGCCACGGCCGATGAGGAAGCCGGCGGCATGCTGGGCGCTGGCTGGGTGGTTCGTGAACATCCGGAGTGGATCCGGGGCGCGGGCTATTTGTTGAACGAAGGCGCGCGCGCCAAAGCGGACGAGCAGGGCCGGCCCGTTTATTTCGGTCTCGGCTTCACCGAGAAAACTCCCGGCTGGCTGCGGCTCGTCGCCACCGGCACGCCGGGGCACGGGTCGGTGCCGAGAACCGATTCGGCGGTGAACCGACTGCTTGCTGCGCTCGAGCGCCTGCGAACCTACAAGTCGCCGGTGCGCCTGACCCCGGCCATCGAGCGCTACTTTGAGTCGGTTGCGCCCTATGAGCCGCCGTTGAACAGGCGTCTCAAGAATATGCGCGAAAGTTTTCGCGATCCGGCATTCGTTGCCGAACTCGAAAAGGTCCCGCGCTACGCCGCGCTCTTGCGCAATACCATCTCCATTACGATCCTGAACGCCAGTAAGAAGGTGAATGTCATTCCCCCGGTGGCTTCGGCGGACGTGGATTGCCGGCTGCTCCCGGGCGTCACCATGGCGGATTGGATCCGCGAAGTCAAAGACGTCATCGGCGACGACACCATCCGGGTGGAAACGATCCTCAACTTTTCCCATACCGAATCGCCGGCCGATACGCCGCTCGCGCAGACGATCCGCAAGGTGGTCAAGCAAAACTATCCCGAGGCAGGGTTTGTTTTCCCGGTTCAGACCGGCTTCACCGACAGCCATTTCTTTCGCGACCTCGGCATCGTGAGCTACGGCTTTGTTCCGTTCGCTCTCGCCGACGCGGAGGTGGACCGCGCCCACGGCAACGACGAACGCATCCCGGTGAAGGCCTTCACCGAGGGCGTGCGATTGATGTGGGAAGTGGTGTACAACTTCAGCAAAGCCGAATGAAAAGTTTTTGTAGGGGCGTATGGCCATACCGCCTACCCGACCCTCGATGATTGAAACCGAAGTAAAAGTCAACGCGGCGGTGGCCGCGCAGCACGGGCTGACCGCCGAAGAATACGCCCGGATCAAGAAAATCCTCGGCCGGGAGCCGACGTTCACCGAGCTCGGCATCTTCAGCGTGATGTGGAGCGAGCACTGCTCTTACAAGAGTTCGCGGGTGCACTTGAAGCGGCTGCCCACCGAAGGCCCGCAGGTGTTGCAAGGCCCGGGAGAAAACGCCGGCGTGGTGGAGGTGGGCGACGGCTGGGTGGCGGTTTTCAAAATCGAATCGCACAACCATCCCAGTTTTGTCGAACCGTTTCAGGGAGCGGCCACCGGCGTGGGCGGCATCTTGCGCGATATTTTCACGATGGGGGCGCGGCCGATTGCCGTGCTGGATTCGCTGCGCTTCGGGCCCATCCGCGCGTCGGAAGTCCAAGGAGACGAGGCGCTGGCGCGGCGCAATCGCCGGCTGCTGGAAGGGGTGGTGGGCGGGATCGCGTTTTACGGCAACTGCTTCGGCGTGCCGACCTGCGGCGGCGAAATCGCCTTCGAGCCCGCCTACAGCGGGAACCCGCTGGTCAACGTGCTGGCGCTCGGCATCGCCCGCCGCGAGCAAATCTTTTACGCCCGCGCTCGCGGCGCCGGCAACCCGGTGATCTACGTCGGCGCCAAGACGGGCCGCGACGGCATCCACGGCGCATCGTTACTCGCTTCCGCTGAATTCAGCGAAGAATCCCAGCAGAAGCGCCCCAACGTCCAGGTGGGCGATCCCTTCATGGAAAAATTGCTGCTCGAAGCCTGCCTAGAGGCGATGCGGACCGGAGCAGTCGTCGGGATTCAGGATATGGGCGCGGCCGGGCTTACTTGTTCGACTTGCGAGATGGGCGCGCGCGGCGGAACCGGCGTGGAGATTGACCTTCAGCATGTGCCGCAGCGTGAAACCGGGATGACGCCCTACGAAATCATGCTGAGCGAATCGCAGGAGCGCATGCTGCTGGTTGGGGAAAAAGGCCGCGAAAAAGAGGTTTTTGCCATTTTCCAAAAATGGGGTCTGGACGCGGCCACCATCGGGCAGGTGACCGGCGACGGCATGCTCCGCGTGCGGAACCACGGCCAGGTAGTCGCCGAGATTCCCTGTGGCGCGCTGGCGAAGGATTGCCCCCTCTACGAGCGGCCGCTCGAGACTCCGGCGCGCGCCGAGGGCCCGCTCTACGATTTTCTTCCCGAGGGAAGCGACCTGACCGAAAATTTTCTTCACTTGCTGGCCTCGCCGTCCATTGCTTCCAAGCGAACCGTTTTTGAACAGTACGACCACATGGTGCGGACGAATACCGTCGTCGGACCGGGCGCGGGCGATGCGGCGGTGCTGCGTCTCAAAGGAACCCAACGCGGGCTCGCATTGAGCGTGGACGGCAACGGCCGCCATTGCTGGCTCCATCCCAAACGCGGCGCGCAGCTCGCCGTCGCCGAGGCTTGCCGGAACGTCGTTTGTTGCGGAGCGAGACCCATTGCCGCGACAAACTGCTTGAATTTCGGCAATCCCGAAAAACCGGTCATTATGGGCCAGTTCCGCGAGGTGATTGACGGCATGGCGGAAGCATGCCGCGCCCTGGGAACGCCGGTAACGGGGGGCAACGTCAGTTTCTACAATGAGACCCTCGGCCAACCCATCTATCCGACTCCGGTGATTGGGATCCTCGGCGTCATCGAAGATATTTCTTGCGCCATGGGAATGGGGTTTCGGGAGATCGGCGACTGGATCATCTTGCTGGAAACCGGCTCTGGCGGCGCGCCGGGCCCGCTTGAACAACTGCGCCGAAATTTTTCGTCGAGCGAATATGCCAAGGTCGTTGCCGGCATCACGGCAGGCGAACCTCCGACCATTGATCTTGACGCTGAAAGAAAACTTTACGAGGCCGTTCTCGAAATTCTCAGGCGGCGCCTGGCGAACAGCGCCCACGACGTTTCCGACGGCGGCCTTGCCGTGACGCTTGCTGAGAGTTGCTTCGCCAGCCCGGCGGCTGACCTCGGGGCGGACATCACGTTCGATGGCGCCGAGCCGGCAGAGTTTGCGTTTTTTGACGAGAGCCCTTCGCGGATTGTGATTTCCGCGCCGGAGAATCACCTTGCCGAGGTGTTAAGCATTGCGGCAGAATATGGTGTATCGACCCGGGCGATGGGAAGGACCATTCCAGCGCAATTGATTGTGCGGCGCAACGGTCGAGTCGTTCTCGCAAGCGAGGTCAGCCGACTTCGCCACGAGTGGTCGAGTGCCCTCGAGGGGCTTTTGCAAGTCAGGTAGTCCATGCACGAAACACCCTGGCCACCCGATGACAAATTCCGCGAAGAATGCGGTGTTTTTGGCATCTATGGCCACCGCGAAGCCTCCAAGCTCACCTACCTGGGGCTCTATGCCCTCCAGCACCGCGGACAGGAGAGCGCCGGGATCGTTTCGGCGGACGGCGGGCGATTTCACGCCGAGCGCCGGATGGGTCTGGTGGCCGATGTCTTTTCCTCGGAGGCGCTAAAGCGGCTGCCGGGCCGCACCGCCATCGGCCATACACGGTATTCCACCGCCGGCGACACCAGTCTGGCCAACGCTCAGCCGATCTTGATTGATTGCAACAAGGGGCTGCTGGCGCTCGCGCACAACGGAAATCTGGTCAACGCCAACGTTTTGCGCGCCGAGCTGGAGGCAGCCGGGTCGATTTTTCAAACGACCAGCGACACCGAGGTGATCGTTCACCTCGTGGCCCACTCCCGCGCCACCCAGTTGACCGAGGCGCTGGCCGATGCCTTGAATCAGGTGGTCGGCGCCTATTCGCTTGTGCTGCTCACGCCGCATGAGCTTTATGCCATCCGCGATCCGCGCGGTTTTCGGCCGTTGTGCCTCGGAAAGCTTGGCTCGTCCTACGTGGTCGGCTCGGAAACCTGCGCCCTGGACCTGATCGGCGCCCGTTACCTCCGGGAGATTGAGCCGGGGGAGATGCTGCGGCTTCACCCCGAGGGCGCTGAATCCATCCGGTTTGCGACGCCCACCCCTCACCAGTACTGCATCTTCGAGCACGTTTATTTCTCGCGCCCGGACAGCGTGGTCTTCGGCCGGTCGGTGCAGCAGAGCCGTGAAATGCTTGGCCGCTTGCTGGCCCGCGAGCATCCGGCCGTAGCCGACCTGGTTGTGCCGGTGCCCGATTCGGGCATGCCGGCAGCAATTGGCTACGCGCATGAATCGGGAATTCCTTTTGAGATGGGCCTGATCCGGAATCATTACATTGGCCGGACCTTTATTGAGCCGGAGCAGTCCATCCGCGATTTCGGCGTGAAGCTGAAACTTAACCCGGTGCGCGACCTGCTCATGGGAAAGCGGATCATCCTGGTGGACGATTCCATCGTCCGCGGAACCACCAGCCGAAAACTTGTCCGCATGGTCCGTGAAGCGGGAGCGGTTGAGGTTCACATGCGGGTCAGTTGTCCGCCGACGATCTCGCCCTGCTACTACGGGGTGGACACGCCCACCAAACGTGAATTGATCGCCGCCAGCCACTCGGTGGAAGAAATCCGGGACTTCATCGGGGCCGATTCGCTCGGCTACCTCTCTCTGGAATCGCTTCGGCAAGCGGTCTCGGATAGCGAGGGACGCTTCTGCACCTCTTGCTATACGGGACGCTATCCCACGGAGTGGATTCCCGTCGAGGCCCTGACGCGCGAAGAAAACAGAAGCTAGAGGTTAGAGGCAGGAAGCTTGAAATCCAACCCCATGCCTCCCTCTTCAAACTTCCAGCAGGACCAAGGTAGTGCTTCTAGGGTGGCGGTAGTCAGGCTGCCCGCTTCCGTCATCCCAAGACCCCGGGGTGGTTTTCCCGACCATGGCTAACCCGTCAATCCGCTACTCCGATGCGGGCGTGGACATTGACCGCGCCGAACGGGCAAAGTCGAAAATCCGAACGCTCGCCCGGCGCACGTTCACGCCCGGCGTGCTGAGCGAAATCGGCACCTTTGGTTCGCTCTTTGCCCTGGACAAGAAGCGCTGGCGCGACCCGGTGCTGGTGGCGAGCGCCGATGGCGTCGGCACCAAGTTGAAGGTGGCCTTCGCCATGGGCGTTCATTCCACTGTCGGCAGCGACCTGGTCAACCACTGCGTGAACGACATCCTCACCCAGGGCGCCACTCCGCTGTTCTTTCTGGATTATCTGGCTATGGGCAAGGTGGTGCCCGAGGTCGTCGAACAAATCCTGGATGGCATCAGCCGGGCCTGCAAGCTCGCCGACTGCGCCCTGGTGGGCGGCGAAACGGCCGAGATGCCGGGTTTCTATCAACCGGGCGAATACGATCTGGCGGGATTCATCGTGGGCGTGGTGGAGCGCAAACGCATCTTGACCGGGAAACAGGTCCAACCCGGCGACCTCCTCCTTGCCCTGCCCTCCTCGGGACTTCATACGAACGGCTATTCCCTGGCGCGCAAGCTCCTGTTCGAGATCGCCGCGCTGAAACTGGATAGCTATGTCGCTGAAGTGGGAAACAAAATCGGCGCGGAGCTTCTCAAGCCGCACCGGTGCTACCTGCCGGCCTTGAAGGAAGTCGTCGCCCGGGAACTGGCGAGCGGCCTGTGCCACATCACCGGCGGCGGCCTCACGGATAACCTTCCGCGGGTGCTCGGCAAAAATCTGTGCGCGGTGATTGAACTGGGAAGCTGGCCGGTGTTGCCCCTTTTTTCTTATCTGCAGCGGCTCGGGAACGTAACCCAGGACGAGATGTTGCGCACGTTCAATTGCGGCGTGGGCATGGTGGTGGTGGTGCCGCCGGCTAACCTCAAGGCAGTGGAAAAGGAACTGAAGCGGCGGCGGGAAAAGTGTTTTCCCATCGGCCGCATCGAACCCCTCGACGCCGCTCGGGGCAAGCGCGGCAAGACCGGAGTCGTCTACCACGGGAGCTTTGCGTGAACAAGCGCATCGGCATCCTGCTGTCGGGCCGCGGTTCGAACTTCGAAGCGATTGCCGACAACGTCGCCTCCGGAAGAATTCCCAAGGCGGAGATTGCCATCGTCCTGAGCAACCGGGAGCATGCGCCCGGAATTGAAAAAGCTCGCCAGAGGGGCCTCGAGACCGCCGTCATCCCTTCCAAGGGCCTGGAGCGCAAGCAGTACGACCGGCAGGTGGTGGCGGTGCTCGAGGAGAAAAAGGTGGATCTGGTCTGTCTCGCCGGATTCATGCGCTTGCTCTCTCCCTATTTCATCAGCCGCTTTCCCCATCGCATCCTGAACATCCATCCGGCGCTGCTGCCGGCTTTTCCCGGCCTTGAAGCGCAGCGCCAGGCGCTCGAACACGGCGTCAAGGTCACCGGCTGCTCCGTCCATTTCGTGGATGAAAACCTTGACGCCGGGCCGATCATCGTGCAGGCGGTTGTGCCGGTGGAAAACGACGATACCGTGGAGACGCTCTCGGCGCGCATCCTCAAAGAAGAACACCGCATTTATTCAGAAGCAATCCGAATCGTGTTGGAAGAACGATTTCGCATTGAAGGCCGCCGGGTTTTGACCTGGTGACTATTCAGCTTGCCAGCATTGGCGAGATAACCCCGTTTGACCCTTTGGGGAAATTCACATAACCTGATTGGGAATTCTTTGGAAAAATGAAGGCTGTTGAAGAACAACTCGCTTATCTAAGAAAAGGCGCGGCCGAAATCATTCGCGAAGATGAACTGCGGGCGAAGCTCGAGAACTCGGTGAGGACCGGCAAGCCGCTGCGGGTGAAATTGGGCGTGGACCCGACCGCGCCCGACCTGCACCTGGGCCATACCGTCGTGCTGCGCAAGCTCAAACATTTTCAGGAGCTCGGCCACACGGCCATTTTCCTGGTCGGCGATTTCACCGCGATGGTGGGCGACCCCACCGGACAATCCGAGACGCGCCCGCCGCTCTCGCGCGAAGA
This DNA window, taken from Candidatus Acidiferrales bacterium, encodes the following:
- a CDS encoding M20/M25/M40 family metallo-hydrolase — protein: MIRRGSGFFFWVCLILANPAGQGWAQSSAQPINWDAAQSEAVTLLTDYLKADTSNPPGNESRGVEFFKKILEAEGIPYEAGESAPGRANLVARLKGSGRDKAIILLSHMDVVPVNQEFWSVDAFSGETREGYVWGRGAVDMKGQGIAQLMAFLMLHRNKVPLRRDVIFLATADEEAGGMLGAGWVVREHPEWIRGAGYLLNEGARAKADEQGRPVYFGLGFTEKTPGWLRLVATGTPGHGSVPRTDSAVNRLLAALERLRTYKSPVRLTPAIERYFESVAPYEPPLNRRLKNMRESFRDPAFVAELEKVPRYAALLRNTISITILNASKKVNVIPPVASADVDCRLLPGVTMADWIREVKDVIGDDTIRVETILNFSHTESPADTPLAQTIRKVVKQNYPEAGFVFPVQTGFTDSHFFRDLGIVSYGFVPFALADAEVDRAHGNDERIPVKAFTEGVRLMWEVVYNFSKAE
- the purL gene encoding phosphoribosylformylglycinamidine synthase subunit PurL — encoded protein: MIETEVKVNAAVAAQHGLTAEEYARIKKILGREPTFTELGIFSVMWSEHCSYKSSRVHLKRLPTEGPQVLQGPGENAGVVEVGDGWVAVFKIESHNHPSFVEPFQGAATGVGGILRDIFTMGARPIAVLDSLRFGPIRASEVQGDEALARRNRRLLEGVVGGIAFYGNCFGVPTCGGEIAFEPAYSGNPLVNVLALGIARREQIFYARARGAGNPVIYVGAKTGRDGIHGASLLASAEFSEESQQKRPNVQVGDPFMEKLLLEACLEAMRTGAVVGIQDMGAAGLTCSTCEMGARGGTGVEIDLQHVPQRETGMTPYEIMLSESQERMLLVGEKGREKEVFAIFQKWGLDAATIGQVTGDGMLRVRNHGQVVAEIPCGALAKDCPLYERPLETPARAEGPLYDFLPEGSDLTENFLHLLASPSIASKRTVFEQYDHMVRTNTVVGPGAGDAAVLRLKGTQRGLALSVDGNGRHCWLHPKRGAQLAVAEACRNVVCCGARPIAATNCLNFGNPEKPVIMGQFREVIDGMAEACRALGTPVTGGNVSFYNETLGQPIYPTPVIGILGVIEDISCAMGMGFREIGDWIILLETGSGGAPGPLEQLRRNFSSSEYAKVVAGITAGEPPTIDLDAERKLYEAVLEILRRRLANSAHDVSDGGLAVTLAESCFASPAADLGADITFDGAEPAEFAFFDESPSRIVISAPENHLAEVLSIAAEYGVSTRAMGRTIPAQLIVRRNGRVVLASEVSRLRHEWSSALEGLLQVR
- the purF gene encoding amidophosphoribosyltransferase; its protein translation is MHETPWPPDDKFREECGVFGIYGHREASKLTYLGLYALQHRGQESAGIVSADGGRFHAERRMGLVADVFSSEALKRLPGRTAIGHTRYSTAGDTSLANAQPILIDCNKGLLALAHNGNLVNANVLRAELEAAGSIFQTTSDTEVIVHLVAHSRATQLTEALADALNQVVGAYSLVLLTPHELYAIRDPRGFRPLCLGKLGSSYVVGSETCALDLIGARYLREIEPGEMLRLHPEGAESIRFATPTPHQYCIFEHVYFSRPDSVVFGRSVQQSREMLGRLLAREHPAVADLVVPVPDSGMPAAIGYAHESGIPFEMGLIRNHYIGRTFIEPEQSIRDFGVKLKLNPVRDLLMGKRIILVDDSIVRGTTSRKLVRMVREAGAVEVHMRVSCPPTISPCYYGVDTPTKRELIAASHSVEEIRDFIGADSLGYLSLESLRQAVSDSEGRFCTSCYTGRYPTEWIPVEALTREENRS
- the purM gene encoding phosphoribosylformylglycinamidine cyclo-ligase gives rise to the protein MANPSIRYSDAGVDIDRAERAKSKIRTLARRTFTPGVLSEIGTFGSLFALDKKRWRDPVLVASADGVGTKLKVAFAMGVHSTVGSDLVNHCVNDILTQGATPLFFLDYLAMGKVVPEVVEQILDGISRACKLADCALVGGETAEMPGFYQPGEYDLAGFIVGVVERKRILTGKQVQPGDLLLALPSSGLHTNGYSLARKLLFEIAALKLDSYVAEVGNKIGAELLKPHRCYLPALKEVVARELASGLCHITGGGLTDNLPRVLGKNLCAVIELGSWPVLPLFSYLQRLGNVTQDEMLRTFNCGVGMVVVVPPANLKAVEKELKRRREKCFPIGRIEPLDAARGKRGKTGVVYHGSFA
- the purN gene encoding phosphoribosylglycinamide formyltransferase: MNKRIGILLSGRGSNFEAIADNVASGRIPKAEIAIVLSNREHAPGIEKARQRGLETAVIPSKGLERKQYDRQVVAVLEEKKVDLVCLAGFMRLLSPYFISRFPHRILNIHPALLPAFPGLEAQRQALEHGVKVTGCSVHFVDENLDAGPIIVQAVVPVENDDTVETLSARILKEEHRIYSEAIRIVLEERFRIEGRRVLTW